One stretch of Caloenas nicobarica isolate bCalNic1 chromosome 4, bCalNic1.hap1, whole genome shotgun sequence DNA includes these proteins:
- the LOC135988089 gene encoding toll-like receptor 2 type-1, with amino-acid sequence MQCTSKMSNQTKQKSRTTPTWQVWAICMVLAGNLSEEQVLKQACPSCDATPLCNCSSMGLDFIPPGLTGKITTLNLAYNKIKHIRSQDLQQAVNLRTLLLQSNKISSIDEDSFHSLGKLELLDLSNNSLARLSPVWFGHLFSLRHIHLQGNSYRDLGESPPFSSLRNLSSLYLGNPWFSTIRQGNFEGIELLDKLWIDGSSLVQYEPESLKSIKKINHMIINLRNTDVFSAIVRDLLHSVTWLEVREIKLEIEKKSLVQNSTLPFRIRKLTFKDAWFTDQYISRILVLLKEITSLQELETIDCVLEGKGAWNTKEIASSGQSFVETVSIINITIPNFHLFFDLEGLESQLKNLKRLTIVSSRVFMVPCNIAKHFSSLVYVDFHDNLLVNNRLDETICKDAWPSLQTLNLSQNSLKSLKQTTNSVSRLPTLINLDISQNKFGEIPHVCEWPKNLKYLNLSSTQIPKLTTCIPPTLEVLDVSANNLKEFGLQLPFLKELYLAKNQLKTLPGAAPVPNLVALSIRRNKLNSFSREEFESFKKMELLDASGNNFICSCEFLSFVHHEARIAQVLVGWPDQYVCDSPLAVRGMQVGAVHLSLMECHRSLVVSLICVLVFLVILILVAVGYKYHAVWYLRMTWAWLQAKRKPKRAPPKDICYDAFVSYSENDSDWVENIMVRELEQACPPFRLCLHKRDFVPGKWIVDNIIDSIEKSHKTLFVLSEHFVQSEWCKYELDFSHFRLFDENNDAAILVLLEPIQSEAIPKRFCKLRKIMNTKTYLEWPPGEEQQKIFWENLKGALKS; translated from the exons ATGCAGTGCACAAG CAAAATgtccaaccaaacaaaacagaaatcaagAACTACACCCACCTGGCAAGTATGGGCCATCTGCATGGTCTTAGCTGGAAACCTCTCTGAAGAGCAAGTGCTGAAGCAGGCTTGTCCTTCATGTGATGCCACTCCACTTTGCAACTGCTCTTCCATGGGCTTGGACTTCATCCCCCCAGGGCTCACAGGCAAAATCACAACGTTAAACCTGGCCTACAACAAGATAAAGCACATCCGATCCCAGGATCTGCAGCAGGCTGTGAACCTGAGAACCCTGCTGCTGCAGTCCAACAAGATCAGCTCAATAGATGAGGACTCGTTTCACTCCCTTGGGAAACTGGAGCTCTTGGACTTATCAAATAACAGCTTGGCTCGCTTGTCCCCTGTGTGGTTTGGGCACCTTTTTTCACTCCGGCACATCCACCTTCAAGGCAATTCCTACAGAGACCTGGGGGAAAGTCCTCCCTTTTCCAGCCTGAGGAACCTGAGCTCTCTCTACCTGGGCAACCCATGGTTCTCCACGATAAGGCAAGGGAACTTTGAGGGCATTGAGCTTCTTGACAAGTTGTGGATTGATGGTAGCAGTCTTGTTCAGTATGAGCCAGAAAGTTTGAAATCAATTAAGAAGATAAATCACATGATCATAAACCTAAGAAATACGGATGTATTCTCAGCAATTGTCAGAGACCTTCTGCACTCTGTCACTTGGTTAGAAGTGAGAGAAATCAAATTagagattgaaaaaaaaagcttagtgCAGAACTCTACACTTCCTTTTAGGATACGAAAACTTACATTTAAAGATGCTTGGTTCACAGATCAATATATAAGCCGAATACTAGTATTACTGAAAGAAATCACATCTTTGCAAGAGTTAGAGACAATCGATTGTGTACTTGAGGGAAAAGGAGCATGGAATACTAAAGAAATCGCAAGCAGTGGGCAAAGTTTTGTTGAAACAGTATCAATAATAAATATAACGATTCCaaattttcacttgttttttgACCTGGAAGGTTTGGAGTCACaattaaaaaacctgaaaagacTCACCATTGTAAGCTCTAGAGTTTTCATGGTACCATGCAAcattgcaaaacatttttcatcacTTGTGTATGTGGACTTTCATGATAACTTACTTGTAAATAATCGCTTAGATGAGACGATCTGTAAAGATGCTTGGCCTTCGTTGCAAACTTTAAATTTAAGTCAGAACTCTCTAAAATCTCTGAAACAGACAACAAATTCTGTAAGTCGTCTACCCACACTAATTAATCTTGACATTAGCCAAAATAAGTTTGGTGAGATTCCACATGTGTGTGAATGgccaaaaaacctgaaatatctGAATCTCTCCAGCACTCAAATTCCTAAACTAACTACTTGCATTCCCCCAACCCTGGAGGTTTTGGATGTTAGCGCGAACAACCTGAAGGAGTTTGGGCTGCAACTGCCATTTCTCAAAGAGCTGTACCTCGCCAAAAACCAGCTGAAGACCTTGCCTGGTGCTGCACCCGTTCCTAACTTAGTGGCCCTGTCCATCAGAAGGAACAAACTCAACAGTTTCTCCAGGGAAGAGTTTGAGTCGTTCAAGAAAATGGAGCTGCTGGATGCCAGTGGCAACAACTTCATCTGCTCCTGTGAATTCCTCTCCTTCGTCCACCACGAGGCCAGGATAGCCCAGGTGCTGGTGGGGTGGCCAGACCAGTATGTCTGTGACTCTCCCCTGGCAGTGAGAGGGATGCAGGTTGGAGCTGTGCACCTCTCCCTGATGGAGTGCCACAGGTCCCTCGTGGTGTCATTGATCTGTGTCCTGGTGTTCCTGGTCATCCTCATCCTCGTGGCTGTCGGCTACAAGTACCACGCGGTCTGGTACCTGAGGATGACCTGGGCATGGCTGCAAGCCAAGCGGAAGCCCAAGCGAGCTCCCCCGAAGGACATCTGCTATGACGCTTTTGTCTCCTACAGCGAGAATGACTCTGACTGGGTGGAAAACATAATGGTGCGGGAGCTGGAACAGGCCTGCCCCCCATTTCGGCTCTGCCTCCATAAGCGGGACTTTGTGCCCGGGAAGTGGATTGTGGACAACATCATTGACTCCATAGAGAAGAGCCACAAAACGCTCTTCGTGCTGTCCGAGCACTTTGTGCAGAGCGAGTGGTGCAAATACGAGCTGGACTTCTCGCACTTCCGCCTCTTCGACGAGAACAATGATGCAGCGATTCTTGTCCTCCTGGAGCCCATCCAGAGTGAAGCGATTCCCAAGAGGTTCTGTAAGCTGCGCAAGATCATGAACACAAAGACCTACCTGGAGTGGCCTCCTggtgaagagcagcagaagaTCTTTTGGGAAAACTTGAAAGGAGCCTTGAAGTCATAG
- the LOC135988233 gene encoding toll-like receptor 2 type-2, with product MTTPTWQVWAICMVLAGNLSEEQVLKQACPSCDATPLCNCSSMGLDFIPPGLTGKITTLNLAYNKIKHIRSQDLQQAVNLRTLLLQSNKISSIDEDSFHSLGKLELLDLSNNGLARLSPVWFGHLFSLRHIHLQGNSYRDLGESPPFSSLRNLSSLHLGNPWFSMIRQGNFEGIELLDKLWIDGGNLSQYEPGSLKSIKKINHMIINIRSIIVFSAIVRDLLHSVTWLEVRKIAFSIPAEMQLLRVMPSSFAKKISFKQALLTDATMPEIVSILEDMPELVEVELTDCRFLGTGRWEIQIQAKQSQTLRVLTIEKLSIEEFYLFTDLRDVESLLSLLTKVTVQNTKVFLVPCSLSKHLQSLEYLDLSANLLGDQSLEHSACPGGWPSLQTLNLSQNSLSDLKMTSKSLSHLRKLILLDISQNTFGEIPHVCEWPKNLKHLNLSSTQIPKLTTCIPPTLEVLDVSANNLKEFGLQLPFLKELYLAKNQLKTLPGAAPVPNLVALSIRRNKLNSFSREEFESFKKMELLDASGNNFICSCEFLSFVHHEARIAQVLVGWPDQYVCDSPLAVRGMQVGAVHLSLMECHRSLVVSLICVLVFLVILILVAVGYKYHAVWYLRMTWAWLQAKRKPKRAPPKDICYDAFVSYSENDSDWVENIMVRELEQACPPFRLCLHKRDFVPGKWIVDNIIDSIEKSHKTLFVLSEHFVQSEWCKYELDFSHFRLFDENNDAAILVLLEPIQSEAIPKRFCKLRKIMNTKTYLEWPLEEKQQEVFWFNLKIALKS from the coding sequence ATGACTACACCCACCTGGCAGGTGTGGGCCATCTGCATGGTCTTAGCTGGAAACCTCTCTGAAGAGCAAGTGCTGAAGCAGGCTTGTCCTTCATGTGATGCCACTCCACTTTGCAACTGCTCTTCCATGGGCTTGGACTTCATCCCCCCAGGGCTCACAGGCAAAATCACAACGTTAAACCTGGCCTACAACAAGATAAAGCACATCCGATCCCAGGATCTGCAGCAGGCTGTGAACCTGAGAACCCTGCTGCTGCAGTCCAACAAGATCAGCTCAATAGATGAGGACTCGTTTCACTCCCTTGGGAAACTAGAGCTCTTGGACTTATCAAATAACGGCTTGGCTCGCTTGTCCCCTGTGTGGTTTGGGCACCTTTTTTCACTCCGGCACATCCACCTTCAAGGCAATTCCTACAGAGACCTGGGGGAAAGTCCTCCCTTTTCTAGCTTGAGGAACCTGAGCTCTCTCCACCTGGGCAACCCATGGTTCTCCATGATAAGGCAAGGGAACTTTGAGGGCATTGAGCTTCTTGACAAGTTGTGGATTGATGGTGGCAATCTCAGTCAGTATGAGCCGGGAAGTTTGAAATCAATTAAGAAGATAAATCACATGATCATAAACATAAGAAGTATTATTGTATTCTCAGCAATTGTCAGAGACCTTCTGCACTCTGTCACTTGGTTAGAAGTGAGAAAAATAGCATTCAGTATTCCTGCTGAAATGCAACTATTGAGAGTCATGCCGTcttcttttgcaaagaaaatttcttttaaacaggCCTTATTAACAGATGCTACTATGCCTGAGATTGTCAGCATTTTAGAAGATATGCCAGAATTAGTGGAGGTGGAGCTGACAGACTGTAGGTTCTTGGGAACTGGAAGATGGGAAATACAAATTCAAGCAAAACAATCACAGACTCTTAGAGTTCTGACAATAGAGAAATTATCTAtagaagaattttatttatttacagatcTTCGGGATGTGGAAAGTCTACTGTCTCTTCTTACCAAAGTCACAGTTCAAAACACCAAGGTCTTTTTGGTACCATGCAGCCTTTCGAAACATCTTCAGTCATTAGAGTATCTTGACCTCAGTGCGAATTTGCTTGGAGACCAGAGTTTGGAGCATTCAGCCTGCCCGGGTGGTTGGCCCTCACTACAAACACTAAATTTAAGTCAGAATTCACTGAGTGACTTAAAAATGACAAGTAAAAGTTTGTCTCATCTAAGAAAACTAATTCTTTTAGACATTAGCCAAAATACTTTTGGTGAGATTCCACATGTGTGTGAATGGCCAAAAAACTTGAAACATTTAAACCTCTCCAGCACTCAAATTCCTAAACTAACTACTTGCATTCCCCCAACCCTGGAGGTTTTGGATGTTAGCGCGAACAACCTGAAGGAGTTTGGGCTGCAACTGCCATTTCTCAAAGAGCTGTACCTCGCCAAAAACCAGCTGAAGACCTTGCCTGGTGCTGCACCCGTTCCTAACTTAGTGGCCCTGTCCATCAGAAGGAACAAACTCAACAGTTTCTCCAGGGAAGAGTTTGAGTCGTTCAAGAAAATGGAGCTGCTGGATGCCAGTGGCAACAACTTCATCTGCTCCTGTGAATTCCTCTCCTTCGTCCACCACGAGGCCAGGATAGCCCAGGTGCTGGTGGGGTGGCCAGACCAGTATGTCTGTGACTCTCCCCTGGCAGTGAGAGGGATGCAGGTTGGAGCTGTGCACCTCTCCCTGATGGAGTGCCACAGGTCCCTCGTGGTGTCATTGATCTGTGTCCTGGTGTTCCTGGTCATCCTCATCCTCGTGGCTGTCGGCTACAAGTACCACGCGGTCTGGTACCTGAGGATGACCTGGGCATGGCTGCAAGCCAAGCGGAAGCCCAAGCGAGCTCCCCCAAAGGACATCTGCTATGACGCTTTTGTCTCCTACAGCGAGAATGACTCTGACTGGGTGGAAAACATAATGGTGCGGGAGCTGGAACAGGCCTGCCCCCCGTTTCGGCTCTGCCTCCATAAGCGGGACTTTGTGCCCGGGAAGTGGATTGTGGACAACATCATTGACTCCATAGAGAAGAGCCACAAAACGCTCTTTGTGCTGTCCGAGCACTTTGTGCAGAGCGAGTGGTGCAAATACGAGCTGGACTTCTCGCACTTCCGCCTCTTCGACGAGAACAATGATGCAGCGATTCTTGTCCTCCTGGAGCCCATCCAGAGTGAAGCGATTCCCAAGAGGTTCTGTAAGCTGCGCAAGATCATGAACACAAAGACCTACCTGGAGTGGCCtcttgaagaaaagcagcaggaagtattttggtttaatttgaaaatagCTCTAAAGTCCTAG